Proteins co-encoded in one Streptomyces sp. JH34 genomic window:
- a CDS encoding sodium-independent anion transporter, translated as MISPPDEGEHAPPAPRARPAPGKPQDPGAGGAARRGGIYFANAERIRSTVARAADRDGATAVVFDAEAVPFIDVRAVRMLDQPAWDLEGRGVRLLLPRDVVR; from the coding sequence GTGATCTCTCCTCCGGATGAGGGCGAGCATGCCCCGCCTGCTCCCCGCGCTCGACCGGCACCGGGAAAGCCGCAGGATCCCGGGGCTGGTGGTGCTGCGCGTCGAGGGGGCATCTACTTCGCCAACGCCGAACGGATCCGGTCCACGGTGGCGAGGGCCGCCGACAGGGACGGAGCCACGGCGGTCGTGTTCGACGCCGAGGCCGTCCCCTTCATCGACGTCAGGGCCGTACGCATGCTCGACCAGCCGGCCTGGGATCTGGAGGGCCGAGGAGTCCGGCTGCTGCTTCCTCGCGACGTGGTCAGGTGA
- a CDS encoding GAF domain-containing SpoIIE family protein phosphatase translates to MVDDPWSSVLHRLWQASSRAEEVEALADDVYAPLLATPGVHVVVGTRWDEKQVLRYTRVLSDRSDAPVIVTAPRSVPAAAVREPGDDPVVIRSAVASLDDAVWPEAEFLRQTPLGTSVVACTFRLDRRGWATLGAAVDASADVPTVERRLMQAADVIVACHTGILQRGREARRGADDALLAEASLQMDSSLDVVDTLRRVARIAVPAVADGCLVHLLRSEGPEFVAATHVAVQQQRALEAAGRDDPWLAALLARRGEDEDPLFLSGAALDGSPFAADAGTAGDCRHPTVVSISTLRARGRVVGSITFVYQRPEDRLPDSAFLRSLATRAALAIDNALLYELRRNAVLSLQEHLLPSRLPATDQWDLSASYEVGDPMLDVGGDFYDAVPRPDGSIALLIGDVCGRGAEAAALTGLARHTLRTLLEEGTDAGTALMRLNRALRQERASRFLTAVVTTLTPQADGTALVSTCSAGHPAPLVLRGDGTVSEVLCGGLLLGVLDDVSYESHEDRLAPDDTLVLFTDGLTESREADGTFFESVLPQRLAALRGLDAAHIAESLARQAKWFRASGQDDIALLVARWTGVPPGTGHTLRLEQAAL, encoded by the coding sequence ATGGTCGACGACCCGTGGTCCAGTGTGCTGCACCGGCTCTGGCAGGCCTCTTCACGGGCCGAGGAGGTCGAGGCGCTCGCGGACGACGTCTACGCGCCGCTCCTCGCCACCCCGGGCGTCCACGTCGTCGTGGGCACCCGCTGGGACGAGAAGCAGGTCCTGCGGTACACGCGCGTCCTGAGCGACAGGAGTGACGCCCCAGTGATCGTCACGGCCCCGCGGTCGGTGCCGGCGGCGGCCGTACGCGAGCCGGGTGACGACCCCGTGGTCATCCGGTCCGCCGTGGCCAGCCTGGACGACGCGGTGTGGCCAGAGGCGGAGTTCCTGCGGCAGACGCCGCTCGGGACCTCCGTCGTGGCCTGCACCTTCCGGCTCGACCGCCGGGGCTGGGCCACGCTCGGTGCCGCCGTCGACGCCTCGGCGGACGTACCGACCGTCGAGCGCCGGCTCATGCAGGCGGCCGACGTCATCGTCGCCTGCCACACCGGCATCCTCCAGCGCGGCCGTGAGGCCCGCCGGGGCGCGGACGACGCGCTGCTGGCCGAGGCCTCGCTCCAGATGGACTCGTCCCTGGACGTGGTCGACACCCTGCGGCGGGTGGCCCGGATCGCCGTTCCGGCCGTCGCCGACGGATGTCTCGTACACCTGCTGCGCAGCGAGGGCCCGGAGTTCGTCGCCGCCACGCACGTCGCCGTCCAGCAGCAGCGCGCACTGGAGGCGGCGGGCCGCGACGACCCGTGGCTGGCCGCACTGCTCGCCCGCCGGGGCGAGGACGAGGACCCCCTGTTCCTGAGCGGCGCGGCACTCGACGGCTCGCCCTTCGCCGCCGACGCCGGAACGGCCGGGGACTGCCGCCACCCGACCGTCGTCAGCATCAGCACGCTCCGCGCCCGGGGCCGTGTCGTCGGCAGCATCACCTTCGTCTACCAGCGGCCCGAGGACCGGCTGCCGGACAGCGCCTTCCTCCGCAGCCTCGCCACCCGGGCCGCACTCGCCATCGACAACGCCCTGCTCTACGAGCTCCGCCGCAACGCCGTCCTCTCGCTCCAGGAGCACCTGCTCCCCTCGCGGCTCCCGGCCACCGACCAGTGGGACCTGTCAGCGAGTTACGAGGTCGGCGACCCCATGCTCGACGTCGGCGGCGACTTCTACGACGCCGTGCCCCGGCCCGACGGAAGCATCGCCCTGCTGATCGGCGACGTCTGCGGACGCGGCGCGGAGGCGGCGGCCCTCACCGGTCTCGCCCGCCACACCCTGCGCACCCTGCTGGAGGAGGGCACCGACGCGGGCACCGCCCTGATGCGGCTCAACCGGGCCCTGCGCCAGGAGCGGGCGAGCCGCTTCCTCACCGCGGTCGTCACGACGCTGACGCCCCAGGCCGACGGCACGGCGCTGGTCAGCACGTGCAGTGCCGGGCACCCCGCCCCCCTGGTGCTCCGCGGCGACGGCACGGTGTCCGAAGTGCTCTGCGGGGGGCTCCTCCTCGGCGTCCTGGACGACGTCTCCTACGAGAGTCACGAGGACCGACTCGCCCCGGACGACACCCTGGTGCTGTTCACCGACGGGCTCACCGAGTCACGGGAAGCGGACGGCACCTTCTTCGAGAGCGTCCTGCCGCAACGGCTCGCCGCCCTCCGCGGTCTCGACGCCGCGCACATCGCGGAGAGCCTGGCCCGGCAGGCCAAGTGGTTCCGCGCCTCCGGACAGGACGACATCGCCCTGCTCGTGGCCCGCTGGACCGGCGTCCCACCAGGTACCGGCCACACTCTCCGGCTCGAACAGGCGGCCCTGTGA